The following DNA comes from Streptomyces sp. NBC_00690.
CCTCGGGCGAGCCGACCGTCTCCGTCGCGGGCTGACGTCCGTCAGATCTCCCGGTGACCCTCCGGTCGCCGCACGTTCACGGCCCGGCTCGTTGTCGTCTAGCCGACCGGGACCAGCAGACCGGACCGCTCCCGCTCCGGCAGGAGACGTGAGCGCGGACCGATCACAAGTCCGCAAAGCCACCCGGCCGCCCGAAAGCACCGACTACCCCCCGCACCAGGCAGTACTGGCCCCGCACCCGTCCGGCGACGGAATGCGGGGCCGCCCACCGCTCGGCACCCGGCCCACCCGGCAGGTACAGTGCGGAGACCAGCAGACCGTTTGGTGAGGCCCCCTCGTGTTGACGCAGACCACCACCCGGGTCCTCGAACCCAGCGACCTCGAAGCGGCGCTCGCCGTCCTGGAGAGCGAACCCGTGACGAATGCCTTCGTCACCTCGCGGGTCCAGGTCGCCGGGCTCGACCCATGGCGGCTGGGCGGCGAAATGTGGGGTTGGTACACCGACGGACGACTGCGCTCGCTGTGCTACTCCGGCGCCAACCTCGTCCCCATCTGTGCCACCCCCGAAGCCGTCCGCGCCTTCGCGGACCGGGCCCGCAGGGCCGGCCGCCGCTGCTCATCGATCGTGGGCCCCGCCGAGCCCACGGCGCTCCTGTGGCGACTGCTCGAACCCAACTGGGGCCCCGCCCGCGACGTACGACCCCACCAGCCGCTCATGGTCACCGATCACGTGCCGGCCGACATCGCGCCCGACCCCTATGTCCGCCGCATCCGCAAGGACGAGATGGAAGTGATCATGCCCGCCTGCGTGGCCATGTTCACCGAGGAGGTCGGAGTCTCCCCGATGGCGGGCGACGGCGGTCTCCTCTACCAGGCACGGGTGGCCGAGCTCGTCGGCGCCGGTCGCTCGTTCGCCCGCATCGACGACGGCCGGGTCGTCTTCAAGGCCGAGATCGGCGCCGCCACCTCCCAGGTGTGCCAGGTCCAAGGCGTCTGGGTCGACCCCGAACACCGCGGCCGAGGACTCTCCGAGACGGGCATGGCCGCCGTACTGCGCTACGCCCTTGCCGACATCGCCCCCGTGGTCAGTCTGTACGTCAACGACTACAACACCGCTGCGCGGGCCGCGTACCGTCGGGTCGGCTTTGAGGAGACCGGCGCCTTCATGAGCGTCCTGTTCTAGGCCGTGTCCGATCTGGGCGTTGTCGGACACGTCGCCGAGTCGTGACGGGATCCTGTGCACGCGCATCAACGTTGCAGTGCGCCGTTCTGACTAGTGGGCACGACCAGTAGGGTTCGCGCATGGCAGCACTCTCCGATGTCCTGATCGGGCCGTTCGATCTTGCCTCGCGCATCGATGAAGCCCTGACGGTTCAGGCACTTGCCTTCGGGCTCAGCGACGAGGAGATCGCGGTACGCCGCCACATCGTCTACCGCCACATGCTCCAGCCGGGAGCCTGGGCCCTGGGCGCCCAGACCGGCACCGGCCGACTCGTCGGCTTCGTCTACGGCATGCCCAACGACCGCCGGCACTGGTGGTCCACCATCGTGGAGCCCTACCTCCGCAGCGCCGGCATCGATCACTGGCTCGACGACTCCTTCGTCATCACCGAACTCCACGTCCACCCCGACTTCCAGGGCCGTGGCATCGGGCGCTCCCTGATCACCTCCATCACCGACGGAGTGGATCAGCCGCGCTCCATCCTGTCCGCCCTGGACATCGAATCGCCCGCCCGGGGGCTCTACCGCAGCCTCGGTTACCAGGACCTCGCGCTCCAGGTCCACTTCCCGAGCGCACCCAGTCCGTACGCCGTGATGGGCGCCCCGCTGCCCCTGCTGAGGGGGAACTGATTTCCACCCTCACCGGCGGCCCGGCTAACCTCCTGCACATCACTCTTTCTTGACGCAGGAGAATTCCTCATGGCAGCCCAGGTCCAGCGCATGTCCCGTCTGATGGTCAAGACACTGCGCGATGACCCGGCAGACGCCGAGACGCTCAGTCACAAGCTGCTCGTCCGCGCCGGCTACGTCCGCCGCAACGCCGCGGGCATCTGGTCCTGGTTGCCGCTCGGCAAGAAGGTCCTGGAGAACGTCACCCGCGTGGTCCGCGAGGAGATGGACGCCATGGGCGCCCAGGAGGTCCTGCTCCCCGCCGTGCTTCCCAAGGAGCCCTACGAGGCGACCGGGCGCTGGGAGGAGTACGGGCCCGAACTGTTCCGGCTCAAGGACCGCAAGGGCGCCGACTACCTGCTCGGACCCACGCACGAAGAGATCTTCACCCTGCTCGTCAAGGACCAGTGCACGTCCTACAAGGACCTGCCGGTCACGCTCTACCAGATCCAGTCCAAGTACCGGGACGAGGCCCGCCCCCGCTCGGGCATCCTGCGCAGCCGCGAGTTCCTGATGAAGGACTCGTACTCCTTCGACACCACCGACGAGGGGCTCGTCGACTCGTACGGCGCCCACCGCGAGACGTACATCAGGATCTTCGACCGGCTCGGGCTCACCTACCGCATCGTCTCGGCCATCTCCGGCGCGATGGGCGGCTCCGCGTCCGAGGAGTTCCTGGCCCCCGCAGCGGCCGGCGAGGACACCTTCGTCCACTGCACCGGCTGTGACTACGCGGCGAACACGGAAGCCGTGACCTACACCGTCGAGGCTCCGGCGCCCCAGCAGCACCCCGCTATGGAGGAGCTGGACACCCCCGACACCCCGACCATCGAGTCGCTCGCCGCGCACCTCGGTGTGCCGGCCGCCGCCACGCTGAAGAACCTCCTGGTGAAGGTGGACGGCGAGATCGTCGCCGTCGGAGTGCCCGGTGACCGCGAGGTGGACCTGGGCAAGCTCTCCGACCACCTGGCTCCCGCCGAGGTCGAACTGGTCACCGCCGAGGACTTCGCCGACCGCCCCGACCTGGTGCGCGGCTACGTCGGCCCGCAGGGCCTTGAGAAGGTCCGCTACCTCGCCGACCCGCGCATCGCGGCGGGCACGGCCTGGATCACCGGAGCCAACAAGGACGGCGCCCATGTGCGCCACGTCGTCGCAGGCCGTGACTTCGAGGTCGACGAGTACGTGGATGTCGTCACCGTCCAGGATGGCGACCCCTGCCCGAAGTGCGGCACTGGCCTCAAGCTGGACCGCGCCATCGAGATCGGCCACATCTTCCAGCTGGGCCGCAAGTACGCCGACGCCTTCCAGCTCGACGTCCTCGGGCAGAACGGCAAGCCCACTCGGGTCACCATGGGCTCGTACGGCGTCGGTGTCTCCCGTGCCGTGGCGGCGCTTGCCGAGCAGAGCGCCGACGAGAAGGGCCTGTGCTGGCCCGCGGAGATCGCACCCGCCGACGTCCACGTGGTCGCGGCCGGCAAGGCGCTCCAGATCGAACTGGCACTCCAGGCGGCCGATGCGCTCGCCGCGGCGGGGCTGCGGGTCCTGGTGGACGAGCGCCCGGGGGTGTCGCCCGGCGTGAAGTTCACCGATGCCGAACTGATCGGCGTGCCCAAGATCCTGGTCGCGGGTCGTCGCGCTGCCGAAGGGGTCCTGGAACTGAAGGACCGCCGTACCGGTGAGCGCGAGGAGCTGCCCCTCGCGGAGGCCGTCGCCCGACTGCGCGCCTGAATATCGGGCTGTGCCCCCCTCGGCCCGCTGGCCGAGGGGGGCACAGCCGTGTCCACCGCTCCTCAGCCGTCGACGCCCCCGCCCGTGCTCACAACCAGGAGGCGAACTCCCACCGGAGCTCCGCCTCCGGGACGGACACCCGCCGGGCCGACTCCACCGCACGGAACAGCGCCCACCCGCGCAGCCGCTCCGCATCCACCTCCAGCGAATCCGCGAGCTTGTTGATACGACGCCGGGTCGCCGAAGCCCCCGCCGCCGCGGCCACCAGGTCCTCCACCCGGTCCCAGGCGAGCCGGCCCAGATCGTAGGCGCGCTCCCCGACCACGGGGTCGGGGCCCACCGCAACCCAGGGCGTACGGTCCCCGGCCAGGACCTTGCCCTGGCGGAAGCTGCCGTGCAGCAGCAGGGACTCCGGGGAACTCGCAGCCAGTTCGTCCCGCGCCGCCAAGGCGGCCGTCACCAGGGGCTCCCCGGCCAGCTCCGCCGAGTCACGCAGTGACTTCGCCTGGCGGGCGGTGCGTTCGGCGACCGTCTCGAAGCCATGGTCCGCGGCCGGCTCCACCCAGAGCCGACGTACGATCCCCGCCGCCTCCAGCAGTGCCTTTCCGTCGGGGAGCGAGCGCAGGGACACCTCCGGGTGCAACCGCTCCAGCAGGAAGGCGCCCTCCGCGGGGGCCGCGGGCAGCAGATGGGCCGCACCCCAGCCGGCCCAGTGTGCGAGGGCCGCGCGCTCCGCCTCGGGTGCCGCGGACGGCGGCGCCAGCTTCAGCGCCGCTGAGGTGCCGTCCGAGCGTCTGACGAGCAGGACGCAACTGCTCCTGCCGCCCGGGACCACCGTCCGCTCGACCGCCAGTTCCAGCCGATCCACTGCTTCCTCGGCGATCGACGGCAGCCGGGCGAGCCAGGCATCACCCTCACCGAGCGCCCGCACCAGACGTCGGGGCGCTTCAAAACCCATGTGCGAGTGTTTCCCTCTCCAACGATGTCGACACGGTCATCGGCGCCGACATCCATCTGTTCGGTCCACGCCCACCGCTGCCTCCCGTAGCTCCACCGCCGTCGGGGACCGACGGGGACGGTTCGTCACGGACGGGCCGCACGCTCGGCGAGCCCAGGAAAGGCTACGCCGCTGCCCCGCCACCGCACCGACCGGACTGCCGCCTCCCGCAGCGATACCGCCGCCTCCCGTCTGAGCTGGCCGTTCGCCGCCCGTACGAGATCGGAGTACACACCGGCGACCCGGTCCTCCAGATGGCTGGCGAGCCGTAGGGCAGCGGCCGGGTCAGGGACCGGGAAGGGCAGGGCGTAGCCGGGCGCCGCAGCGGCGGGGGTGCCGCCCAGGTCGCGCACGGTGCGTCCCAGTGAGTCGCGCCGGGCACGGTGGGCGTCGTGGGCCTGGACGGCCTCGGCCCTGCGGGCGTCGTCGATCCGGGCGCCGACGACTCCGTAGCCGTAGACCGCAGCGTGTTCCGCGGCCAGCGCGGCCTGGACCGCGGTCAGCAGGGCCTGGGTGCTCATGTGACCACCCCGCTCGGTGCCGGGGCAGTCAGCAGATAGGTGTGCGCGGCACCGGCCGCGGCGACGGACGCCAGCAATCTGGCCAGTTCCGGCTCCGCGTCCACCAGCGCGGCGGTGTGGGCGTCGGCGATGTGCCGTTCGGCCGTCGCCAGGGCCCGCAGGGCACCGGCCGGGTCATCGGGCACCGTCGGCGGGGGCGCGGTACGACCGGTGCCGCCGAACGCCGTGACGTGCTCTGACACCGACCCGCGCAGCGCCGTCAACCGCCCGGCCAACTGCGGATGGCGCGTCACGGTGGCGTCGTACTGGTCCCGCAGCGCTCCGCTGGCAGCGGCCAACCGTTTCCGCAAGGTCGCGTCGGCCTCGGCTCGACGCTGCGCAGCGCGCTCCGCACGGGCGCGTGTATCCGGTTCGGAACCGCCATCGGAGCAGCCCGCAAGCGAGCCCGCGGTGGCCGCCGCCGTCACGACGAGGGCACGTCTGCGTGTCGTCCCCGTGCGCCCCACGCGTGTCTCCCTACTTCTCGGTGATCATCGCCGCAGGCGAGCGTACCTGTGGGTCCCCCGTACGTGGACAGCAACACCCTTCCGGACCGGATACCCTTTGATCTGACACGCAGACTTGCCACGCACCCACAACAGCACACGCGGCCGAGGAGTCACCCGGATGAGCACCACCCAGAGCGACAGGCTGCGCGGGCTGCTGGAGCCGCTCGTCAGCGCCGC
Coding sequences within:
- a CDS encoding proline--tRNA ligase, with product MAAQVQRMSRLMVKTLRDDPADAETLSHKLLVRAGYVRRNAAGIWSWLPLGKKVLENVTRVVREEMDAMGAQEVLLPAVLPKEPYEATGRWEEYGPELFRLKDRKGADYLLGPTHEEIFTLLVKDQCTSYKDLPVTLYQIQSKYRDEARPRSGILRSREFLMKDSYSFDTTDEGLVDSYGAHRETYIRIFDRLGLTYRIVSAISGAMGGSASEEFLAPAAAGEDTFVHCTGCDYAANTEAVTYTVEAPAPQQHPAMEELDTPDTPTIESLAAHLGVPAAATLKNLLVKVDGEIVAVGVPGDREVDLGKLSDHLAPAEVELVTAEDFADRPDLVRGYVGPQGLEKVRYLADPRIAAGTAWITGANKDGAHVRHVVAGRDFEVDEYVDVVTVQDGDPCPKCGTGLKLDRAIEIGHIFQLGRKYADAFQLDVLGQNGKPTRVTMGSYGVGVSRAVAALAEQSADEKGLCWPAEIAPADVHVVAAGKALQIELALQAADALAAAGLRVLVDERPGVSPGVKFTDAELIGVPKILVAGRRAAEGVLELKDRRTGEREELPLAEAVARLRA
- a CDS encoding GNAT family N-acetyltransferase, encoding MTQTTTRVLEPSDLEAALAVLESEPVTNAFVTSRVQVAGLDPWRLGGEMWGWYTDGRLRSLCYSGANLVPICATPEAVRAFADRARRAGRRCSSIVGPAEPTALLWRLLEPNWGPARDVRPHQPLMVTDHVPADIAPDPYVRRIRKDEMEVIMPACVAMFTEEVGVSPMAGDGGLLYQARVAELVGAGRSFARIDDGRVVFKAEIGAATSQVCQVQGVWVDPEHRGRGLSETGMAAVLRYALADIAPVVSLYVNDYNTAARAAYRRVGFEETGAFMSVLF
- a CDS encoding GNAT family N-acetyltransferase encodes the protein MAALSDVLIGPFDLASRIDEALTVQALAFGLSDEEIAVRRHIVYRHMLQPGAWALGAQTGTGRLVGFVYGMPNDRRHWWSTIVEPYLRSAGIDHWLDDSFVITELHVHPDFQGRGIGRSLITSITDGVDQPRSILSALDIESPARGLYRSLGYQDLALQVHFPSAPSPYAVMGAPLPLLRGN
- a CDS encoding ferritin-like domain-containing protein, which gives rise to MSTQALLTAVQAALAAEHAAVYGYGVVGARIDDARRAEAVQAHDAHRARRDSLGRTVRDLGGTPAAAAPGYALPFPVPDPAAALRLASHLEDRVAGVYSDLVRAANGQLRREAAVSLREAAVRSVRWRGSGVAFPGLAERAARP
- a CDS encoding aminoglycoside phosphotransferase family protein, coding for MGFEAPRRLVRALGEGDAWLARLPSIAEEAVDRLELAVERTVVPGGRSSCVLLVRRSDGTSAALKLAPPSAAPEAERAALAHWAGWGAAHLLPAAPAEGAFLLERLHPEVSLRSLPDGKALLEAAGIVRRLWVEPAADHGFETVAERTARQAKSLRDSAELAGEPLVTAALAARDELAASSPESLLLHGSFRQGKVLAGDRTPWVAVGPDPVVGERAYDLGRLAWDRVEDLVAAAAGASATRRRINKLADSLEVDAERLRGWALFRAVESARRVSVPEAELRWEFASWL